Proteins encoded by one window of Microcoleus sp. FACHB-68:
- a CDS encoding phosphoglycerate kinase has product MPKKTVANLSESDLAGKRVLVRADFNVPLDDAGNITDDTRIRAALPTIQDLAGKGAKVILCSHFGRPKGVDDKLRLTPVANRLSELLGKSVVKCNDCIGDEVTQAISQMQNGDVALLENVRFYPEEEKNDPEFAKKLASNADLYVNDAFGTAHRAHASTEGVTHYLSPSVAGYLIEKELQYLQATIENPQRPLAAIIGGSKVSSKIGVIETLLEKCDKLLIGGGMVFTFYKARGLSVGKSLVEEDKLELAKSLEAKAKERGVEFLLPTDVVVADKFDKDADSQTVSVESIPDGWMGLDIGPDSIKVFQDALADCKAVIWNGPMGVFEFDKFAVGTEAIAQTLAGLTPKGTSTIIGGGDSVAAVEKAGLADQMSHISTGGGASLELLEGKELPGIAALDEA; this is encoded by the coding sequence GTGCCCAAGAAAACTGTAGCAAATTTATCGGAGTCAGACTTAGCGGGTAAGCGTGTATTAGTGCGGGCCGATTTTAACGTCCCCCTGGATGACGCCGGCAACATCACAGATGATACCCGTATCCGCGCTGCCTTACCGACCATCCAAGACTTAGCCGGCAAAGGTGCTAAGGTGATCCTCTGTTCCCACTTTGGTCGTCCCAAGGGCGTTGATGACAAGCTGCGCCTAACGCCGGTGGCCAATCGCCTCTCTGAATTGCTGGGCAAATCAGTTGTTAAGTGCAATGACTGCATTGGCGACGAAGTCACTCAGGCAATTTCTCAAATGCAAAATGGAGACGTGGCGCTGCTGGAAAACGTCCGCTTCTACCCAGAAGAAGAAAAAAACGACCCTGAATTTGCCAAAAAGCTGGCCTCAAATGCCGATTTGTACGTCAATGATGCATTTGGCACAGCTCACCGTGCCCACGCTTCCACGGAGGGGGTGACTCACTACCTGAGTCCTTCTGTTGCCGGCTATCTGATTGAAAAAGAGCTGCAATACCTGCAAGCGACCATTGAAAATCCCCAGCGTCCCTTAGCCGCGATCATCGGCGGTTCCAAGGTTTCCAGCAAAATCGGCGTCATTGAAACTTTGCTAGAAAAGTGCGACAAGCTGCTGATTGGCGGCGGCATGGTTTTCACCTTCTACAAAGCGCGTGGCTTGAGTGTTGGCAAATCTCTCGTTGAAGAAGACAAGCTAGAACTAGCGAAGTCTTTGGAAGCGAAAGCCAAAGAAAGAGGCGTTGAGTTTCTTTTGCCTACCGATGTCGTGGTGGCGGATAAATTCGATAAGGATGCAGATTCTCAAACCGTTAGCGTTGAAAGCATCCCCGATGGCTGGATGGGTTTGGATATTGGCCCGGACTCTATCAAAGTGTTCCAAGATGCGCTTGCAGATTGCAAGGCGGTGATTTGGAATGGGCCAATGGGCGTGTTTGAGTTCGACAAATTTGCGGTGGGTACTGAAGCGATCGCCCAGACTTTGGCGGGACTCACCCCGAAAGGCACCAGCACCATTATCGGTGGCGGCGACTCTGTAGCGGCTGTAGAAAAAGCCGGTTTGGCTGATCAAATGAGCCATATTTCCACCGGCGGCGGCGCTAGCTTAGAACTTCTCGAAGGCAAGGAATTGCCTGGGATCGCGGCGCTAGACGAAGCCTAG
- a CDS encoding universal stress protein: MFKTVLFPIDQTRESREAADTVVNIVKTYGSRLVIVSVLEVPAEGEESPPAPADRMTSPETVAELLKTAQAMFSQQGIEAQTVEREGRPAFMICDVADEIGADLIIMGCRGIGLTEEGAADSVSNRVINLSPCPVLIVP, from the coding sequence ATGTTTAAGACTGTTTTATTTCCCATTGATCAAACCAGAGAGTCCCGCGAAGCGGCTGATACGGTTGTTAATATTGTGAAAACCTACGGCAGTCGCTTGGTGATCGTGTCGGTGCTTGAAGTGCCGGCGGAAGGGGAGGAATCGCCCCCTGCACCTGCAGATCGAATGACATCACCAGAGACGGTTGCGGAACTGCTCAAGACTGCCCAAGCAATGTTTTCTCAGCAAGGCATCGAAGCTCAAACCGTTGAGCGCGAAGGCCGGCCCGCTTTTATGATCTGTGATGTCGCTGATGAAATTGGCGCTGATCTGATTATTATGGGCTGCCGTGGCATTGGTCTGACTGAGGAAGGGGCTGCTGACAGTGTCAGTAACCGAGTGATCAATTTATCTCCCTGCCCGGTGCTGATTGTTCCCTAG
- the ylqF gene encoding ribosome biogenesis GTPase YlqF, producing the protein MSSIQWYPGHIAKAERALKEQLKRVDVVLEVRDARIPLATHHPQTAQWVGAKGRVLVINRLDMITPAARQRWEEWFRMQGEKPYYTDAQHGKGVKAISQAAQDAGAQMNERRRERGMLPRPVRAVVIGFPNVGKSALINRLLNRRVVESAARAGVTRQLRWVRISEEIELLDAPGVIPARIEDEDNAFKLAICDDIGEASYDNYLVAAKLVDLLTYLEATSEGIVSLNLLQSRYELDPISIEGDEYLQALAKLRYKGDVERTARQLLTDFRKGLLGQIPLELPPPV; encoded by the coding sequence ATGAGCAGCATTCAGTGGTATCCCGGTCACATTGCCAAGGCGGAACGGGCACTCAAGGAACAGTTAAAGCGTGTGGATGTGGTATTAGAGGTGCGCGATGCCCGCATTCCTCTGGCAACGCATCATCCCCAGACGGCGCAATGGGTGGGCGCTAAGGGGAGGGTTTTGGTGATCAATCGCCTGGATATGATTACACCGGCAGCGCGGCAACGGTGGGAAGAATGGTTCCGAATGCAGGGGGAGAAGCCTTATTACACAGATGCACAACATGGCAAAGGTGTCAAGGCCATCTCTCAAGCAGCGCAGGATGCCGGTGCACAGATGAATGAACGAAGACGCGAACGCGGGATGTTACCGCGTCCTGTCCGTGCAGTCGTGATTGGGTTTCCCAATGTGGGTAAATCAGCGCTGATTAATCGGCTACTAAACCGGCGCGTGGTGGAAAGTGCAGCACGTGCGGGAGTCACCCGCCAGCTGCGCTGGGTGCGAATTTCTGAGGAAATTGAGTTGCTAGATGCGCCTGGGGTGATCCCCGCCAGGATTGAGGATGAGGACAATGCCTTTAAGTTAGCAATTTGTGACGATATTGGGGAGGCATCTTACGACAATTATTTAGTTGCAGCAAAGCTGGTAGATTTACTCACGTATCTTGAAGCGACAAGTGAAGGGATCGTCTCATTAAATTTATTGCAGTCGCGTTATGAATTAGACCCGATTTCGATAGAGGGGGATGAGTATCTACAAGCGCTGGCAAAGTTGCGATATAAAGGCGATGTAGAGCGAACAGCGCGTCAGTTACTGACGGATTTTCGCAAAGGATTGTTAGGACAGATTCCCTTGGAGTTGCCGCCGCCGGTGTAA